The following coding sequences are from one Candoia aspera isolate rCanAsp1 chromosome 13, rCanAsp1.hap2, whole genome shotgun sequence window:
- the GCNT3 gene encoding beta-1,3-galactosyl-O-glycosyl-glycoprotein beta-1,6-N-acetylglucosaminyltransferase 3 translates to MFFGGKRLLCQVPRLLALGALMLLTTAMLKYSRWQCDPSYLGRNATDPRGQFCKDRLYQSVSLSTQENISCSGLGRGDMEAIQKVLLSKLQQKNKRVPLDEKYYLNLTKDCQNFKERRKFIGFPLSEAEENFPIAYSMVIHEKIEIFERLLRSIFAPQNIYCVHVDRKSPELFQKAVRAIVSCFDNVFLPSKQEQVVYASWSRVQADLNCMEDLLQSKVRWRYLLNTCGTDFPIKTNAEIVQALKLLNGKNNMESEKPSSYKTNRWKYHHEVTDSIVQTKTTKQPPPQSSPMFTGNAYIVVTREFVQHLFEDPTARQLIEWSKDSFSPEEHLWATLHRMPGVPGSVPFNDKFDLTDMNAIPRLVKWSYLAGDISKGAPYSHCSGAYQRAVCIYGFGDLPWLLTHHHLFANKFDPNVDDYVIQCLEEHLRYKAIYREAP, encoded by the coding sequence atgttttttgggggaaaacGGTTGCTGTGTCAAGTTCCACGGCTGCTGGCACTGGGGGCTCTCATGCTGCTCACCACAGCCATGCTGAAGTACAGCCGTTGGCAGTGTGACCCCAGCTACCTGGGGAGGAACGCCACGGACCCCAGAGGTCAGTTCTGCAAGGACAGGCTCTACCAGTCGGTGAGTCTCTCCACCCAGGAGAACATCAGCTGCTCTGGGCTCGGGAGAGGGGACATGGAGGCGATCCAGAAAGTTCTGCTGAGCAAGTTGCAACAGAAGAACAAACGGGTGCCCTTGGATGAGAAGTACTACTTGAATCTAACCAAGGATTGTCAGAACttcaaagaaaggagaaagtTTATTGGGTTCCCTCTGAGTGAAGCGGAGGAAAACTTCCCTATTGCTTATTCCATGGTTATCCACGAGAAGATTGAGATCTTTGAAAGGCTGCTGAGATCCATCTTTGCTCCTCAGAATATATACTGCGTCCATGTAGACAGAAAATCTCCCGAACTTTTCCAAAAGGCTGTCCGGGCCATCGTCTCCTGCTTTGACAACGTCTTCCTGCCCTCTAAGCAGGAGCAGGTGGTGTACGCCTCTTGGTCGAGGGTCCAAGCTGACTTGAACTGCATGGAAGACCTGCTTCAAAGCAAGGTGCGTTGGAGGTACCTCCTGAACACCTGTGGGACCGACTTCCCTATCAAGACGAATGCAGAGATTGTCCAAGCCCTCAAACTGCTGAATGGGAAAAACAACATGGAGTCTGAGAAGCCTTCTTCGTACAAAACGAACCGGTGGAAATACCACCACGAAGTGACAGATTCCATCGTTCAGACCAAGACGACCAAGCAACCCCCTCCTCAAAGCTCTCCCATGTTCACCGGCAATGCCTACATCGTGGTCACCAGGGAGTTTGTCCAGCACCTCTTTGAAGACCCAACTGCAAGACAGTTGATAGAATGGTCCAAAGATTCCTTCAGCCCAGAAGAACATCTCTGGGCCACCTTGCATCGCATGCCAGGGGTGCCTGGCTCGGTCCCTTTCAATGACAAATTTGATCTCACGGACATGAACGCCATCCCGAGGCTGGTGAAGTGGTCCTACCTTGCAGGGGACATCAGCAAGGGGGCCCCTTACTCACACTGTTCTGGAGCTTACCAGCGGGCCGTCTGCATCTATGGGTTTGGGGACCTCCCCTGGCTGCTCACACATCACCACCTATTTGCCAACAAGTTTGACCCCAATGTTGACGATTACGTAATCCAGTGTTTGGAGGAGCACCTGCGCTACAAGGCCATCTACCGGGAGGCCCCTTGA